One Panicum virgatum strain AP13 chromosome 9K, P.virgatum_v5, whole genome shotgun sequence genomic region harbors:
- the LOC120650561 gene encoding protein YABBY 3-like, with protein sequence MSSSSSSSSAAAVFPPSPPPLLVENLPPLHQLTPVAAAPPAAEQLCYVHCHFCDTVLVVSVPTSSLFKTVTVRCGHCSSLLTVNMRGLLFPGTPTTTNTAASATPTEVTSTTTTITTAPPPPASSANNGQFHFPHPLNLAPNPPHQSLLDEISSANPSLQLLEQHGLGGLIPGGRNAAAPPPPPPLAAAGNNKGAKQEASPRANPVVNRPPEKRQRVPSAYNRFIKDEIQRIKAGNPDISHREAFSAAAKNWAHFPHIHFGLMPDHQQGLKKTSLLPQDHHQRKDGLLIKDGLYAAAAAAAAAAANMGVAPY encoded by the exons atgtcgtcctcctcgtcgtcgtcctccgccgccgccgtgttccctccctccccgccgccgctgctggtggAGAACCTCCCGCCGCTGCACCAGCTCAcgccggtggccgcggcgccgccggccgccgagcAGCTCTGCTACGTGCACTGCCACTTCTGCGACACCGTCCTCGTC GTGAGCGTGCCGACGAGCAGCCTGTTCAAGACGGTGACGGTGCGGTGCGGCCACTGCAGCAGCCTTCTCACCGTCAACATGAGGGGGCTCCTCTTCCCGGgcacgccgacgacgacgaacaccgccgcctccgccacaccAACTGAAGTCACCAGCACTACCACCACCATcaccacggcgccgccgccgcccgcctcgtcGGCCAACAACGGCCAGTTCCACTTCCCCCACCCGCTCAACCTGGCACCCAACCCTCCCCACCAATCCCTCCTG GACGAGATATCGAGCGCGAACCCGAGCCTGCAGCTGCTGGAGCAGCACGGTCTCGGCGGCCTGATCCCCGGCGGcaggaacgccgccgcgccgccgcccccgccgccgctggccgcggcGGGGAATAATAAAGGGGCCAAGCAGGAGGCGTCGCCGCGCGCTAACCCCGTCGTCAACAGAC CTCCGGAGAAGAGGCAGCGCGTGCCGTCGGCGTACAACCGCTTCATCAA GGACGAAATCCAACGCATCAAGGCTGGCAATCCCGACATCTCGCACAGGGAGGCCTTCAGCGCGGCGGCCAAGAAC TGGGCGCACTTTCCGCATATCCACTTTGGACTCATGCCGGATCACCAGCAGGGGCTCAAGAAGACAAGCCTGCTACCTCAG GATCATCACCAGAGAAAGGACGGGCTCCTAATAAAGGACGGGCTCTACGCGGCGGCagccgctgccgcggcggctgcggccaaCATGGGGGTTGCTCCATACTAA